Proteins encoded in a region of the Frondihabitans sp. 762G35 genome:
- a CDS encoding GNAT family N-acetyltransferase: MTVEVRNDEAQAQYTILDDGATVGFAAYEITGDSIAFTHTEVDPSRQGKGYAGTLVQHALDDVRASSTRRVIPACSYVATWIERHPDYQELTQR, translated from the coding sequence ATGACCGTCGAAGTCCGCAATGACGAAGCCCAGGCCCAGTACACGATCCTCGACGACGGGGCCACCGTCGGGTTCGCCGCCTACGAGATCACAGGCGACAGCATCGCCTTCACGCACACCGAGGTCGACCCGTCGCGACAGGGCAAGGGGTACGCGGGCACGCTCGTCCAGCACGCGCTCGACGACGTCCGCGCCTCGTCCACCCGGAGGGTGATCCCGGCCTGCTCGTACGTCGCCACCTGGATCGAGCGGCACCCCGACTACCAGGAGCTCACGCAACGCTGA
- a CDS encoding lipoate--protein ligase family protein translates to MHGEYKVPGGKLVVVDLDVRDGRIASFRLAGDFFLEPDDALEAIDRSINGLDAASDSAAIVAAIRAGLPEGTTMLGVTPEAIAVAIRRSLSRATDWRDYPWEIIHDAPVSPNLHLALDQVLTEEVGAGRRGPTLRFWEWKEPAVVIGSFQSLKNEVDPENAEKFGFQVVRRISGGGAMFMDAESIVTYSLYAPGDLVQGMSFADSYAYLDEWVITGLKAMGIDAFYQPLNDITSAKGKIGGAAQKRLGNGALLHHATMSYDMDGEKMVQVLRIGREKMSDKGTTSAAKRVDPLRSQTGLPRAEVIERLKQTFTGLYGATVGHVTPEEMAQAEELVRTKFATPEWLARVP, encoded by the coding sequence ATGCACGGTGAATACAAGGTCCCCGGCGGCAAGCTCGTCGTGGTCGACCTCGACGTCCGAGACGGCCGCATCGCGTCGTTCCGCCTGGCGGGCGACTTCTTCCTGGAGCCCGACGACGCCCTGGAGGCCATCGATCGCTCGATCAACGGCCTCGACGCGGCCTCCGACTCCGCCGCCATCGTCGCCGCGATCCGGGCGGGGCTGCCCGAGGGCACCACGATGCTCGGCGTCACGCCGGAGGCCATCGCCGTCGCGATCCGCCGCTCCCTGAGCCGAGCGACCGACTGGCGCGATTACCCGTGGGAGATCATCCACGACGCCCCGGTCTCGCCGAACCTCCACCTCGCCCTCGACCAGGTGCTCACCGAGGAGGTCGGCGCCGGTCGGCGCGGGCCCACCCTCCGCTTCTGGGAGTGGAAGGAGCCCGCCGTCGTCATCGGCAGCTTCCAGTCGCTCAAGAACGAGGTCGACCCGGAGAACGCCGAGAAGTTCGGCTTCCAGGTGGTGCGCCGGATCTCGGGCGGCGGTGCCATGTTCATGGACGCCGAGTCGATCGTCACCTACTCGCTCTACGCACCCGGAGACCTGGTGCAGGGGATGAGCTTCGCCGACTCGTACGCCTACCTGGACGAGTGGGTGATCACCGGGCTCAAGGCCATGGGGATCGACGCGTTCTATCAGCCGCTCAACGACATCACGAGCGCCAAGGGCAAGATCGGCGGGGCGGCGCAGAAGCGCCTCGGCAACGGCGCGCTCCTCCACCACGCGACCATGAGCTACGACATGGACGGCGAGAAGATGGTGCAGGTGCTCCGGATCGGCCGCGAGAAGATGAGCGACAAGGGCACGACGAGCGCCGCCAAGCGCGTCGATCCGCTGCGGTCGCAGACGGGACTCCCGAGGGCCGAGGTGATCGAGCGGCTCAAGCAGACCTTCACCGGGCTCTACGGGGCGACGGTCGGGCACGTGACACCCGAGGAGATGGCCCAGGCCGAAGAGCTCGTCCGCACGAAGTTCGCGACGCCGGAGTGGCTGGCGCGCGTCCCCTGA
- a CDS encoding SDR family NAD(P)-dependent oxidoreductase translates to MTVLDSFVLTGKTAVVTGSTRGLGRAFARALAEAGAAVVIVGRDREAASEVEAELTALGARVAVVPADVTVRADVERLLRESVEAFGRVDILVNNAGACIHKPTLEVTDEEWRSVMGVNLDGLFIASQVFGRHMIDAGGGTIVNVGSMSGAIVNRPQWQPAYNASKAAVHHLTRSLAAEWAPLNVRVNAIAPGYMHTDMAPIHEERFQRHWIEDAPQQRAGEPRELGPAMVFLASDASSFMTGSVLTIDGGYSVF, encoded by the coding sequence GTGACCGTCCTCGACTCGTTCGTCCTCACCGGCAAGACCGCCGTCGTCACCGGGTCCACCCGAGGCCTCGGGAGGGCCTTCGCCCGTGCCCTCGCCGAGGCGGGCGCCGCCGTCGTGATCGTCGGTCGCGACCGGGAGGCGGCGAGCGAGGTCGAGGCGGAACTCACCGCCCTGGGAGCCCGGGTCGCCGTGGTGCCGGCCGACGTGACGGTGCGAGCGGACGTGGAGCGGCTCCTGCGCGAGTCGGTCGAGGCGTTCGGGCGGGTCGACATCCTCGTGAACAACGCCGGCGCGTGCATCCACAAGCCGACCCTCGAGGTCACCGACGAGGAGTGGCGCAGCGTCATGGGGGTGAACCTCGACGGCCTCTTCATCGCCAGCCAGGTCTTCGGCCGGCACATGATCGACGCCGGCGGCGGGACGATCGTGAACGTCGGATCCATGTCGGGGGCGATCGTCAACCGCCCCCAGTGGCAGCCCGCCTACAACGCGTCGAAGGCAGCCGTCCACCACCTGACCAGGAGCCTCGCCGCCGAGTGGGCGCCGCTGAACGTCCGCGTGAACGCGATCGCGCCGGGCTACATGCACACCGACATGGCACCCATCCACGAGGAGCGCTTCCAGCGCCACTGGATCGAGGACGCCCCGCAGCAGCGCGCCGGCGAACCGCGCGAGCTCGGCCCGGCCATGGTCTTCCTGGCGAGCGACGCGTCGAGCTTCATGACGGGGTCGGTGCTGACGATCGACGGCGGGTACAGCGTCTTCTGA
- a CDS encoding alpha/beta fold hydrolase, producing the protein MPTFEAARGDYEFVDSFGVTIAYYAWKVGKPRGVVQIVHGVGEWALRYEPLAQVLVNAGYSVYANDHRGHGRTGIGQWGEGSGRLGRLGEGGFDAAMAAVRQLTGILRDENPGVPVIGLGHSLGSLMMQIAINDHADDFDAAVLTGTAYRTPRSMNGGDLNKRHAHLGTTGFEWLSRDPAVAEAMASDPRAVEATVLKLFGLQDALKLFGRPAKHLARDLPLLIQVGSDDTLGGTASAEKLAHAYLNRSHLSDVELIVYDGARHEVFNETNRDEVMSDLVGWLDARFGAA; encoded by the coding sequence GTGCCCACCTTCGAAGCAGCCCGCGGCGACTACGAGTTCGTCGATTCCTTCGGCGTCACGATCGCCTACTACGCCTGGAAGGTCGGCAAGCCCCGCGGCGTCGTCCAGATCGTCCACGGTGTGGGCGAGTGGGCTCTCCGCTACGAACCGCTCGCGCAGGTCCTCGTCAACGCGGGCTACTCCGTGTACGCGAACGACCACCGCGGGCACGGGCGCACCGGTATCGGCCAGTGGGGCGAGGGCAGCGGTCGGCTCGGGCGCCTGGGGGAGGGCGGGTTCGACGCGGCGATGGCGGCGGTGCGGCAGCTGACGGGCATCCTGCGCGACGAGAACCCCGGCGTGCCCGTCATCGGGCTCGGGCACTCGCTCGGCTCGCTGATGATGCAGATCGCCATCAACGACCACGCCGACGACTTCGACGCCGCGGTCCTGACCGGAACCGCGTACCGGACCCCGCGCTCCATGAACGGCGGCGACCTCAACAAGCGCCACGCGCACCTCGGTACGACCGGGTTCGAGTGGCTCAGCCGCGACCCGGCCGTGGCCGAGGCGATGGCCTCCGACCCGCGGGCCGTGGAGGCGACCGTCCTCAAGCTCTTCGGCCTGCAGGATGCCCTGAAGCTCTTCGGCCGCCCCGCGAAGCACCTCGCCCGCGACCTCCCGCTCCTCATCCAGGTGGGCAGCGACGACACCCTGGGTGGCACGGCCAGCGCCGAGAAGCTAGCCCACGCCTATCTCAACCGCAGCCACCTGAGCGACGTCGAGCTGATCGTCTACGACGGCGCCCGTCACGAGGTCTTCAACGAGACCAACCGCGACGAGGTCATGAGCGACCTCGTCGGCTGGCTCGATGCCCGTTTCGGCGCGGCTTAG
- a CDS encoding flavin reductase family protein, whose translation MALTPYSPDPQLLRTTFSYFPSGVVALAAEVDGAPEGLIASSFTVGVSLEPPLVVFSVQNTSTTWPVLKRAERIGISVLGETHGQTARQIAAKDKSTRFENLDLETTASGALFVHGSPVWLETKAYAEYPAGDHTLILLEVTALYADDAIAPLVFHGSAFKQLLKSA comes from the coding sequence ATGGCCCTGACCCCCTACTCGCCCGACCCGCAGCTCCTGCGCACGACGTTCTCGTACTTCCCGTCGGGCGTCGTCGCGCTGGCGGCTGAGGTCGACGGCGCTCCCGAGGGGCTCATCGCGTCGTCGTTCACCGTGGGCGTCTCCCTGGAGCCTCCCCTGGTCGTGTTCTCCGTGCAGAACACGTCGACCACGTGGCCCGTGCTCAAACGGGCTGAGCGCATCGGGATCTCGGTGCTCGGCGAGACGCACGGCCAGACGGCGCGGCAGATCGCCGCCAAAGACAAGTCGACCCGCTTCGAGAACCTCGATCTCGAGACGACCGCGTCGGGGGCCCTCTTCGTGCACGGCTCCCCCGTGTGGCTGGAGACGAAGGCGTACGCCGAGTACCCGGCCGGAGACCATACCCTCATCCTGCTCGAGGTGACGGCGCTCTACGCCGACGACGCGATCGCGCCGCTCGTCTTCCACGGCTCGGCGTTCAAGCAGCTGCTCAAGTCCGCCTAG
- a CDS encoding DNA-methyltransferase codes for MPLDWTPDSGDIVALGENLEVVATLPDGAFTVVYLDPPFNTGRSQTRHETTSVRGSRAGAVTGFKGVQYERIRGDLMKYDDRFDDYWSFLEPRLAEAWRLLADDGTLYLHLDYREAHYAKVLLDALFGRASFLNEIIWAYDYGAKSRSHWPTKHDTILVYVKNPQGYHFDSSAVDREPYMAPGLVTPEKAERGKLPTDVWWHTIVSPTGREKTGYPTQKPEGILRRIVQASSREGDWILDFFAGSGTTGAVASALGRRFVLVDSNPDAVAVMRKRLPAATFV; via the coding sequence ATGCCCCTCGACTGGACCCCCGACTCCGGCGACATCGTCGCCCTGGGGGAGAACCTCGAGGTCGTCGCGACGCTGCCCGACGGCGCGTTCACGGTGGTGTACCTCGATCCGCCGTTCAACACGGGTCGGAGTCAGACCCGCCACGAGACGACCTCCGTCCGAGGCTCCCGCGCGGGTGCGGTCACGGGGTTCAAGGGCGTCCAGTACGAGCGGATCCGCGGTGATCTGATGAAGTACGACGACCGGTTCGACGACTACTGGTCGTTCCTCGAGCCGCGTCTCGCCGAGGCGTGGCGGCTCCTGGCCGACGACGGCACGCTCTACCTCCACCTCGACTACCGCGAGGCGCACTACGCGAAGGTCCTGCTCGACGCGCTCTTCGGGCGGGCGTCGTTCCTGAACGAGATCATCTGGGCCTACGACTACGGGGCGAAGAGCAGGAGCCACTGGCCGACGAAGCACGACACGATCCTGGTCTACGTGAAGAACCCGCAGGGGTACCACTTCGATTCGTCCGCCGTCGACCGCGAGCCGTACATGGCGCCCGGGCTCGTCACGCCCGAGAAAGCGGAGCGCGGCAAGCTGCCGACCGACGTCTGGTGGCACACGATCGTGTCGCCGACCGGGCGGGAGAAGACCGGTTATCCGACGCAGAAGCCGGAGGGCATCCTGCGCCGCATCGTCCAGGCGTCGAGCCGCGAGGGCGACTGGATCCTCGACTTCTTCGCGGGCAGCGGCACCACGGGGGCGGTCGCCTCGGCTCTCGGTCGACGCTTCGTGCTCGTCGACAGCAACCCCGACGCCGTCGCCGTCATGCGCAAGCGCCTCCCCGCGGCCACCTTCGTCTGA
- a CDS encoding amidase domain-containing protein yields the protein MATLAAMTLVAGCSAGGSGTGSLGETSIGQGTPRPSAATSGVVAIAPASGSVVGGQSVTLTGTGLTGVDRVTFDGVAASRVTVAGSTRVTAVVPQAVDFQPATAVVKVFRGSTEVRAASADGLSYGWTVTTGVDREMQYAFAHWRTASYNPAYYDFNAVGGDCQNFVSQSLAAAGLPQTDDWFYRSQSAHSESWGYAPTFDDHLEDTPSLGFTKRTDAQRSQLRIGDLAYFDWNHNGVPDHVMIVSGVSTVDGKTTVKLVGHNLDADYRDLDVAITKDHPGSTVWFYTLPASLR from the coding sequence GTGGCGACGCTCGCGGCGATGACCCTCGTGGCAGGATGCTCGGCCGGCGGATCGGGGACGGGCTCGCTCGGCGAGACCAGCATCGGGCAGGGCACGCCCCGGCCCTCCGCCGCGACGAGCGGCGTCGTCGCCATCGCCCCGGCGTCGGGCTCCGTCGTCGGGGGGCAGAGCGTCACGCTGACCGGGACCGGGTTGACCGGTGTCGACCGGGTCACGTTCGACGGGGTCGCCGCCTCGCGGGTGACGGTCGCCGGGAGCACGCGGGTCACGGCGGTCGTGCCGCAGGCGGTCGACTTCCAGCCGGCGACGGCGGTCGTCAAGGTGTTCCGGGGCTCGACCGAGGTCCGGGCTGCGTCGGCCGACGGTCTCTCCTACGGGTGGACGGTGACGACCGGGGTCGATCGCGAGATGCAGTACGCCTTCGCGCACTGGAGGACCGCGAGCTACAACCCCGCCTATTACGACTTCAACGCGGTCGGCGGCGACTGCCAGAACTTCGTGAGCCAGTCGCTCGCGGCCGCGGGCCTGCCTCAGACCGACGACTGGTTCTATCGGTCGCAGAGTGCGCACAGCGAGTCGTGGGGTTACGCGCCCACGTTCGACGACCACCTGGAGGACACCCCCTCGCTCGGCTTCACGAAGCGGACCGACGCCCAGCGATCCCAGCTCCGCATCGGCGACCTCGCCTACTTCGACTGGAATCACAACGGCGTCCCCGACCACGTCATGATCGTCTCGGGCGTCTCCACGGTCGACGGGAAGACGACCGTGAAACTCGTCGGGCACAACCTCGACGCCGACTACCGCGATCTCGACGTCGCCATCACGAAGGACCACCCGGGTTCCACCGTGTGGTTCTACACGCTGCCCGCTTCGCTGCGCTAG
- a CDS encoding MDR family MFS transporter: protein MTHRQILFVIFGLMAGMFLSALDQTIVGTAIRTIGDDLKGLDQQAWVTTAYLICSTIATPIYGKLSDLFGRRPLFLIAIVIFLVGSAAASFSTSMYMLAAFRGLQGLGAGGLMALPLTIMGDILAPRERAKYQGYFLAVFGVSSVIGPLIGGLFAGANQILFITGWRWVFLLNVPIGVIALVIVAAFLHIPGQTRKANVVIDWWGAIFVIVSAAPLLLVAEQGRTWGWGSFNAWLCYVIGGLGIVAFIVTERMMGDAALIPLKLFRSRTFSMATVLGVLVGFGMFGALLTVPLYLQLVNGSTPTQSGFQMLPMILGLMISSIVSGQIISRTGKYKMFPPIGTAFMIAGFAWFTTLTYDKPWWYLSVGMILVGLGLGQLMQTLTLASQNAVGPRDIGVATSSSTFFRQIGGTLGTAVLFSVLFSRLGTTIPNAFKDPTLAAAQQKALADQSVLQDPNNATLLGYLKQAAGGDFSALGNALNGNTSFLNNATEALKAPFLAGFANASVTVFTIALAVVAVAFVLSFFLRPAPLRTRSAMDEAAHQDATAAAAKADAEADSALVGAVAATGTTSPQITGSPVSPVTPEPTHHAADAPVDAVPDAKHHRHAADGPEHGRHAAGDSPVTD, encoded by the coding sequence ATGACGCACAGGCAGATCCTGTTCGTCATCTTCGGCCTGATGGCGGGCATGTTCCTGTCCGCCCTCGACCAGACGATCGTCGGCACGGCGATCCGCACGATCGGCGACGACCTGAAGGGCCTCGACCAGCAGGCCTGGGTCACGACCGCCTACCTGATCTGCTCCACGATCGCGACGCCGATCTACGGGAAGCTCTCCGACCTCTTCGGCCGGCGTCCGCTCTTCCTCATCGCGATCGTCATCTTCCTCGTCGGCTCCGCGGCCGCGTCGTTCTCGACCTCGATGTACATGCTGGCGGCCTTCCGCGGCCTCCAGGGCCTCGGTGCCGGTGGCCTGATGGCCCTGCCGCTGACGATCATGGGCGACATCCTCGCCCCCCGCGAGCGCGCGAAGTACCAGGGCTACTTCCTGGCCGTGTTCGGCGTCTCGAGCGTCATCGGCCCGCTGATCGGCGGACTGTTCGCCGGTGCGAACCAGATCCTCTTCATCACCGGCTGGCGCTGGGTGTTCCTCCTCAACGTCCCGATCGGCGTCATCGCCCTCGTCATCGTCGCGGCGTTCCTCCACATCCCCGGGCAGACCCGCAAGGCCAACGTCGTCATCGACTGGTGGGGCGCGATCTTCGTCATCGTCTCCGCCGCTCCGCTGCTCCTCGTGGCCGAGCAGGGCCGCACCTGGGGCTGGGGTTCGTTCAACGCGTGGCTCTGCTACGTCATCGGCGGACTCGGCATCGTCGCGTTCATCGTGACCGAGCGCATGATGGGCGACGCCGCTCTCATCCCCCTCAAGCTGTTCCGCTCGCGCACCTTCTCGATGGCGACCGTCCTGGGCGTCCTCGTCGGCTTCGGCATGTTCGGCGCGCTCCTCACCGTGCCGCTCTACCTGCAGCTCGTGAACGGCTCCACGCCGACGCAGTCGGGCTTCCAGATGCTGCCGATGATCCTCGGCCTGATGATCTCCTCGATCGTCTCGGGTCAGATCATCTCCCGAACCGGCAAGTACAAGATGTTCCCGCCGATCGGGACCGCGTTCATGATCGCCGGCTTCGCCTGGTTCACGACCCTCACCTACGACAAGCCGTGGTGGTACCTCTCCGTCGGCATGATCCTCGTCGGCCTCGGCCTCGGCCAGCTCATGCAGACGCTGACCCTCGCCTCGCAGAATGCCGTCGGACCCCGCGACATCGGTGTGGCCACGTCGTCCTCGACGTTCTTCCGCCAGATCGGTGGCACGCTGGGCACCGCGGTGCTCTTCTCGGTGCTGTTCTCGCGCCTCGGCACCACCATCCCGAACGCCTTCAAGGACCCGACGCTGGCCGCGGCGCAGCAGAAGGCCCTCGCCGATCAGTCCGTCCTGCAGGATCCGAACAACGCCACCCTCCTGGGCTACCTCAAGCAGGCGGCGGGCGGCGACTTCAGCGCCCTGGGCAACGCCCTCAACGGCAACACGTCGTTCCTGAACAACGCCACCGAGGCCCTCAAGGCCCCGTTCCTCGCCGGCTTCGCGAACGCGAGCGTCACCGTCTTCACGATCGCCCTCGCGGTCGTCGCGGTGGCCTTCGTCCTGAGCTTCTTCCTCCGTCCCGCTCCGCTCCGCACGCGGTCCGCGATGGACGAGGCCGCGCACCAGGACGCCACGGCGGCAGCGGCGAAGGCCGACGCCGAGGCCGACAGCGCCCTGGTCGGTGCCGTGGCAGCGACCGGGACGACCTCCCCGCAGATCACGGGATCGCCCGTCTCGCCCGTGACCCCGGAACCGACCCACCACGCGGCCGACGCGCCGGTCGACGCGGTTCCCGACGCGAAGCACCACCGCCACGCCGCCGACGGACCGGAGCACGGTCGGCACGCCGCCGGCGACTCCCCCGTCACCGACTGA
- a CDS encoding DUF58 domain-containing protein produces the protein MTDPAPTHHPDDAAGAPVDTSLDVPRWSVNPAVAYGASVGLLLAALGLVTKQPVFALVALPLIVSAVVGLERRPRRADGVAMTTALRPDDDASGVRYTVRAELPDGVEAVSLHLVGGDDVTHRFAVDCATAASFSGRIPVTHSGPQEIVRLHYSLLADGGTSVSSPAPGPISSRLIPAPRLRMESLPLPHRVVGITGAHGSANPGEGGEFRDVALFAPGDRLRRIDWKATARRAQRPGELYVRRSFATADAIVMLVVDDRDELGSDVTRWSGARGGAPTATSLDLAREAATSLAAAYITAGDRVGLRDLAGTARSVEPGGGTRHLERLQSTIATAAPSGEPVTSVRTPILPSSSLVVVLSTFLDDQAATMAITWAATGHRVVAVDVLPEPATDKTSREQKAAFRLLMLERNQRLDGMTAAGVERVRWQAADGENVPAVQLRLLSRPRRMR, from the coding sequence GTGACGGATCCCGCCCCGACCCACCACCCCGACGACGCGGCCGGTGCGCCCGTCGACACGTCCCTCGACGTGCCGCGCTGGTCGGTGAACCCCGCGGTCGCCTACGGGGCGTCCGTCGGCCTCCTGCTCGCCGCCCTCGGCCTCGTGACGAAGCAGCCGGTGTTCGCGCTCGTCGCGCTGCCGCTGATCGTGAGCGCCGTGGTCGGGCTCGAACGCCGCCCGCGACGCGCGGACGGCGTCGCCATGACGACCGCCCTCCGCCCCGACGACGATGCGAGCGGTGTCCGCTACACCGTCCGCGCAGAGCTGCCGGACGGCGTCGAGGCGGTCTCCCTGCACCTCGTCGGCGGGGACGACGTCACGCACCGCTTCGCCGTCGACTGCGCGACGGCGGCCTCGTTCTCCGGCCGCATCCCCGTGACGCATTCCGGTCCGCAGGAGATCGTGCGCCTCCACTACTCGCTCCTCGCGGACGGCGGCACCTCGGTCAGCAGCCCCGCCCCCGGCCCGATCAGCTCGAGGCTCATCCCCGCCCCCCGGCTCCGGATGGAGAGCCTGCCGCTGCCGCACCGGGTCGTCGGCATCACCGGGGCGCACGGCTCCGCGAACCCGGGCGAGGGCGGCGAGTTCCGCGACGTCGCGCTGTTCGCCCCCGGCGACCGGCTCCGCCGGATCGACTGGAAGGCGACCGCCCGCCGCGCACAGCGCCCCGGCGAGCTCTACGTCCGGCGTTCCTTCGCCACGGCCGACGCCATCGTGATGCTCGTCGTCGACGACCGCGACGAGCTCGGCTCCGACGTCACGCGCTGGAGCGGCGCGCGCGGCGGCGCCCCCACCGCGACCTCCCTCGATCTCGCCCGCGAGGCGGCGACCTCCCTCGCCGCCGCGTACATCACGGCGGGCGACCGGGTCGGGCTCCGCGACCTCGCCGGCACCGCGCGATCGGTGGAGCCGGGCGGGGGGACACGGCACCTGGAGCGGCTGCAGTCGACGATCGCGACGGCCGCCCCGAGCGGCGAGCCGGTGACCTCGGTCCGCACCCCGATCCTGCCGTCGTCCTCGCTCGTCGTCGTGCTCTCGACCTTCCTCGACGACCAGGCCGCCACGATGGCGATCACCTGGGCCGCGACGGGGCACCGCGTCGTCGCCGTCGACGTCCTGCCGGAGCCCGCGACCGACAAGACGTCGCGCGAGCAGAAGGCCGCCTTCCGCCTGCTGATGCTCGAGCGCAACCAGCGTCTCGACGGGATGACCGCCGCAGGAGTCGAGCGGGTGCGCTGGCAGGCCGCCGACGGCGAGAACGTGCCCGCCGTCCAGCTCCGCCTGCTGAGCCGCCCCCGGAGGATGCGATGA
- a CDS encoding AAA family ATPase → MTTATEPSIDNAQPLSVEEVSRLAADILDQVGSVVVGMRDPLGLALASILAGGHVLFEDVPGLGKTLAARSLAEASGLDFRRLQCTPDLLPSDITGSFLYAPSTSEFVFRPGPVFTGLFLADEINRTSPKTQSALLEAMAEGQVTVEGQSFPLPRPFHVIATSNPIEYEGTYALPEAQLDRFMVRLAVGYPSRESEQRVLLNRVDRRREVATVTAVVSPETLLRMQATVESVHVDPDIALYCVDLVTATRTHRDVQVGASPRGAQGLMLVGRARAVMDGRDFVAPEDVKAAAIPVLAHRISLTPQAWANGVDAASVVAQIVGAVAGPPAVGARGGAQESR, encoded by the coding sequence GTGACCACCGCCACCGAACCGTCGATCGACAACGCCCAGCCGCTCTCCGTCGAGGAGGTCTCGCGCCTCGCGGCCGACATCCTCGACCAGGTCGGGAGCGTCGTGGTCGGCATGCGCGACCCCCTGGGCCTGGCCCTCGCGAGCATCCTCGCCGGTGGTCACGTGCTCTTCGAGGACGTCCCCGGGCTCGGCAAGACCCTCGCCGCTCGGAGCCTCGCGGAGGCGTCCGGCCTCGACTTCCGACGGCTGCAGTGCACCCCCGACCTCCTGCCCTCCGACATCACGGGCTCGTTCCTCTACGCGCCGTCGACGTCGGAGTTCGTCTTCCGCCCCGGGCCGGTGTTCACGGGGCTCTTCCTCGCCGACGAGATCAACCGCACCTCGCCGAAGACGCAATCGGCCCTGCTGGAGGCGATGGCGGAGGGCCAGGTGACCGTCGAGGGCCAGAGCTTCCCCCTGCCTCGCCCCTTCCACGTGATCGCGACCTCGAACCCGATCGAGTACGAGGGCACCTACGCGCTCCCCGAGGCGCAGCTCGACCGCTTCATGGTGCGCCTGGCCGTCGGCTATCCGAGCCGCGAGAGCGAGCAGCGGGTGCTCCTCAACCGGGTCGACCGACGCCGCGAGGTGGCCACGGTCACGGCGGTGGTGTCCCCCGAGACGCTGCTGCGGATGCAGGCCACCGTCGAGAGCGTCCACGTCGACCCCGACATCGCGCTCTACTGCGTCGACCTCGTGACGGCGACGCGCACCCACCGCGACGTCCAGGTCGGAGCCTCGCCCCGCGGCGCTCAGGGCCTGATGCTCGTCGGCCGCGCCCGCGCCGTCATGGACGGCCGCGACTTCGTCGCCCCGGAGGACGTCAAGGCGGCGGCGATCCCCGTCCTCGCGCACCGGATCTCCCTCACCCCGCAGGCCTGGGCGAACGGCGTCGACGCCGCCTCCGTGGTCGCCCAGATCGTGGGTGCGGTCGCCGGCCCGCCGGCCGTCGGCGCCCGCGGCGGCGCGCAGGAGTCGCGGTGA